A stretch of Branchiostoma lanceolatum isolate klBraLanc5 chromosome 14, klBraLanc5.hap2, whole genome shotgun sequence DNA encodes these proteins:
- the LOC136448550 gene encoding solute carrier family 35 member G1-like codes for MVPGSEDRVGQGAEVRGWGCSCSFPGLGLVCALVSTVFFSLSSLFVKLVSDLHPLEITFFRCAAQLVCALPPIIYKKLPLVPKDTPSRLFLLGRGMFGAVALCMQFYAFHHIPLGDATTVIFSSPIFIAFFAWLILKESYGWFNFVVTLTTLTGVVLISKPSFIFGSVAAVPNPSEHLLGTLSAFGGAVFSALALVMIRKLGKTVHFFVHITYLSVFGMILTLGLLIALGEFKMLPCGSDRYYLIALGLCGVGGQTFLTKAFQLEKAAPVAIVRTMDIVFAFTWQFLFLGELPALLSVGGAVFVMSSAIAIAVKKWLMERQKQ; via the coding sequence ATGGTGCCGGGTTCTGAAGACAGAGTGGGTCAGGGTGCAGAGGTGCGTGGATGGGGATGTTCCTGTAGTTTTCCCGGTTTAGGACTCGTGTGTGCCCTAGTATCCACGGTGTTCTTCTCTCTGAGCTCTTTGTTCGTCAAGCTGGTGTCGGATCTACACCCGCTAGAGATCACGTTTTTCCGCTGTGCGGCCCAGCTGGTGTGTGCTCTCCCTCCCATTATATACAAGAAACTACCTCTCGTTCCCAAGGACACGCCTTCGCGTCTGTTTCTGTTAGGCAGGGGGATGTTTGGAGCGGTGGCGCTGTGCATGCAGTTCTATGCGTTTCACCACATTCCGCTAGGGGACGCCACAACCGTGATCTTCAGCTCTCCGATCTTCATCGCGTTCTTCGCATGGCTCATCCTGAAGGAGAGTTACGGATGGTTCAACTTTGTGGTCACCCTGACTACTCTGACAGGTGTCGTTCTGATTTCCAAACCTTCGTTCATTTTCGGAAGCGTCGCCGCCGTGCCGAATCCTTCCGAGCACCTCCTCGGGACGCTCTCGGCATTCGGAGGTGCTGTCTTCAGCGCGCTAGCCTTGGTTATGATTCGAAAGCTAGGTAAGACAGTACACTTCTTTGTACACATAACTTACCTGTCAGTCTTTGGAATGATCCTAACGCTTGGGCTCTTGATAGCTCTCGGTGAGTTCAAGATGCTGCCTTGCGGAAGTGATCGGTACTACCTGATAGCGCTCGGGTTATGTGGCGTTGGCGGACAGACATTTCTGACCAAGGCGTTCCAGTTGGAAAAGGCGGCCCCTGTAGCCATTGTCCGCACCATGGACATCGTGTTTGCCTTCACCTGGCAGTTTCTGTTCCTTGGAGAGCTGCCAGCATTGCTAAGTGTAGGCGGTGCAGTGTTCGTGATGTCTTCGGCAATAGCTATAGCCGTTAAGAAATGGCTTATGGAGAGACAGAAGCAATAG